In Phaseolus vulgaris cultivar G19833 chromosome 10, P. vulgaris v2.0, whole genome shotgun sequence, a single genomic region encodes these proteins:
- the LOC137819442 gene encoding pentatricopeptide repeat-containing protein At3g18020: protein MHTSLAPIIRRPKLVPLSNLSRSLSPHNSQNAPSKHNIATIIHSLCDARRFSEAHHRFSLSLVSGSLPDARTCNVLLARILASRTPHATWRLIQSLIASKPGFVPSLVNYNRLMDQFCVAHQPLDAHRLFFDMKSRGHCPNVVSFTTLIKGYCLVRGIRDARKVFDEMLESGVEPNSVTYSVLIRGVLRERDVEGGRELMCRLWEMMSVEAEDSVKTAAFANLVDSLCREGFFGEVFRIAEELPFGSGFSEEVAYGQMVDSLCRVGRHNGAARIFYVMRKRGFVPSEVSYNYVIHGLSRDGDCMRAYQLLEEGAEFGFILSEHTYKVLVEALCEVLDVDKAKEVLKLMLSKEGVNKTRIYNIYLRALCLVNNPTELLNVLVFMLENQCHADVITLNTVINGFCKMGRVDEASKVLHDMLMGKFAAPDVVTFTTLISGMLDAARINEALDLFHKLMPENGIKPSVVTYNALLRGLFKLKRPNDALMVLDDMVNDGITADSTTYTVVVEGLCESDQVEEAKRFWHNVIWPSGVHDNFVYAAILKGFCRSGNFMEACHFLYELVDSGVSPNIFSYNILINCACNLGLKSEAYQIVREMKKNGLTPDSVTWRILDKLNGKEGKDIDFEDPTMSTFDEA, encoded by the coding sequence ATGCACACAAGCTTGGCGCCAATTATCCGCAGGCCCAAACTCGTTCCACTCTCAAATCTCTCTCGCTCTCTTTCACCTCACAACTCCCAAAATGCACCCTCAAAACACAACATCGCCACCATCATTCACTCCCTCTGCGACGCTCGCCGTTTCTCCGAAGCACACCATCGCTTCTCCCTCTCCCTCGTCTCCGGCTCCCTCCCCGACGCGCGCACCTGCAACGTCCTCCTCGCTCGCATTCTCGCTTCTCGAACCCCTCACGCAACGTGGCGCCTCATCCAATCCCTTATCGCTTCCAAGCCCGGTTTCGTTCCCTCTTTGGTCAACTACAACCGTCTGATGGACCAGTTTTGCGTTGCCCATCAACCCCTGGACGCTCACAGGCTGTTTTTTGACATGAAGAGCCGTGGGCATTGCCCAAATGTTGTCTCTTTCACCACTTTGATTAAAGGGTACTGCTTGGTTCGTGGAATTAGGGACGCGCGCAAGGTGTTCGATGAAATGCTTGAGAGTGGCGTGGAGCCGAATTCGGTGACTTACAGTGTTTTGATTCGCGGTGTTCTTCGGGAGAGGGATGTGGAAGGTGGGAGGGAGTTGATGTGCAGGTTGTGGGAGATGATGAGTGTGGAAGCTGAAGATTCGGTGAAGACCGCGGCTTTTGCAAATTTGGTTGATTCTTTGTGCAGGGAGGGGTTTTTTGGTGAAGTGTTTAGGATAGCTGAGGAGTTGCCGTTCGGGAGTGGTTTTTCTGAGGAGGTTGCTTATGGACAGATGGTGGATTCACTTTGCAGAGTTGGGAGGCATAATGGGGCAGCTAGGATTTTTTATGTAATGAGGAAAAGAGGGTTTGTTCCGAGTGAGGTGTCGTATAATTATGTCATTCATGGGCTTAGCAGGGATGGTGATTGTATGAGGGCTTATCAGTTGTTAGAGGAAGGAGCCGAATTTGGGTTTATTTTGTCTGAGCATACTTATAAGGTACTCGTGGAAGCTCTTTGCGAAGTGTTGGATGTGGACAAGGCGAAGGAAGTTTTGAAACTCATGCTGAGTAAGGAAGGTGTTAACAAGACTAGGATTTACAACATTTACTTGAGAGCTCTTTGTCTTGTGAACAATCCGACAGAGCTTTTGAATGTGCTTGTGTTTATGCTTGAGAACCAGTGTCACGCTGACGTGATCACCCTCAACACGGTGATCAATGGCTTTTGCAAGATGGGTAGGGTTGATGAAGCATCTAAGGTATTGCATGATATGTTAATGGGAAAATTTGCTGCACCTGATGTTGTGACCTTCACTACTTTGATTTCTGGTATGTTGGATGCTGCAAGAATCAATGAAGCTCTTGATCTGTTTCATAAGCTGATGCCTGAAAATGGAATAAAACCTAGTGTTGTGACTTATAATGCTCTTCTCCGAGGTTTGTTCAAACTAAAGCGACCAAATGATGCATTGATGGTTCTTGATGACATGGTAAATGATGGCATTACGGCAGATAGTACCACATATACAGTTGTTGTAGAAGGCCTATGTGAATCTGACCAAGTAGAAGAAGCAAAGAGATTTTGGCACAATGTTATATGGCCTTCAGGGGTTCATGATAATTTTGTTTATGCAGCAATTCTGAAAGGGTTCTGCCGCTCTGGCAATTTTATGGAGGCTTGTCATTTCTTGTATGAGTTGGTAGATTCTGGGGTCTCTCCGAATATATTTAGTTATAATATTCTGATCAACTGTGCGTGCAATCTTGGTCTGAAAAGTGAAGCTTACCAAATTGTCAGAGAGATGAAAAAGAATGGACTCACTCCTGATTCTGTGACATGGAGAATTCTTGACAAGTTAAATGGCAAAGAGGGGAAGGACATCGATTTTGAAGATCCTACCATGTCAACATTTGATGAGGCATGA
- the LOC137818395 gene encoding protein FAR-RED IMPAIRED RESPONSE 1-like yields the protein MSENNNLSLDDIPIVEGEVSAVGHDTVLDNVEPSVPTVGMCFGSAPTVGMCFDSAKAVKTYYRQYAITKGFGIRIRSSKKGVDNEIRYFMLVCSREGKYVSPIPTEIKTLPTQANECQARITVGRKEGKWYIMSVIDEHSHDLSPTKSRLFCGNRKLKLKRNLEKNDDVGVRINKSFQSLASVAGGYDSQGFVEGDVRKYVGKQRHALGKDGDGKALLSHFLRMRELNKDFFFDIDIDDENRIRNFFWADARSRAACYDFGDIVSFDTTYLINKYDMPFTPFLGVNHHGQYILLGCALLSSEDTNTFVWLFECWLRCMSYKAPQGIVTDQCKAIKNAISVVFPQTHHRWCLWHIMKKIPEKLQGYGEYKEIKHAMKVVVYETMIVDEFECEWGKFINTFGLMNDEWLGTLYDERHRWVPCYLKNNFWAGMSTTQRSKSMNAFFDGYINSTTTLQQFLLQYDNALQHKAEKEYEADFASLNTVIPCGSQSLIERQFQTEYTHAKFGEVQTEFRGKMNCVVQNVVVNGDVCRYDVMEEFIHNGHSRDRLYIVCYDRDNHNVNCNCLLFEFKGILCRHCLVVLAQERQKQVPAKYVLIRWSKNVRRKHTYIKASYNITDKEPHIKRYDALCKKFSEIAQVACEKPETTELLFQHLHTFSTLHALPGPTTTQHINGGQLDINALDSTPQSNDASNLTVYPEIRSLVAVQRKGQPRS from the coding sequence ATGAGCGAGAACAATAACTTATCCCTCGATGACATTCCAATCGTTGAAGGTGAGGTGTCAGCTGTTGGTCATGACACAGTTTTGGACAATGTTGAACCCTCTGTTCCTACCGTTGGAATGTGTTTTGGCAGTGCTCCTACGGTTGGAATGTGTTTTGACAGTGCAAAAGCTGTGAAGACTTACTACAGACAATATGCAATTACAAAGGGATTTGGCATTAGGATTAGAAGTTCAAAGAAAGGGGTGGACAATGAAATTAGGTACTTCATGTTGGTATGTTCAAGAGAAGGAAAATATGTCTCCCCTATCCCTACAGAAATCAAGACCCTTCCCACCCAAGCCAATGAATGTCAGGCTCGTATTACTGTTGGAAGAAAGGAGGGCAAATGGTATATAATGTCTGTCATTGACGAACACTCTCATGATCTCAGCCCGACAAAGTCAAGGTTATTTTGTGGTAATAggaaactaaaattgaaaaggaaTCTTGAGAAGAATGACGATGTAGGAGTGAGGATCAACAAAAGTTTTCAATCATTGGCTAGCGTTGCAGGAGGTTATGATAGCCAAGGATTTGTTGAAGGAGATGTTCGAAAGTATGTTGGTAAACAACGACATGCCTTGGGTAAGGATGGTGATGGTAAAGCACTATTGAGCCATTTTTTACGCATGCGAGAATTGAATAAGGATTTTTTCTTCGACATTGACATAGATGATGAAAACCGCATAAGAAATTTTTTCTGGGCAGATGCAAGAAGTCGGGCAGCATGTTATGATTTTGGGGACATTGTATCATTTGATACCACATACCTAATCAACAAATATGACATGCCTTTCACACCGTTTCTTGGTGTAAACCATCATGGACAATATATTTTGTTAGGTTGTGCACTCTTGTCTTCAGAAGACACCAACACATTTGTATGGTTGTTTGAGTGTTGGCTTCGATGTATGTCGTACAAGGCCCCACAAGGCATTGTGACAGACCAATGTAAAGCAATTAAAAACGCCATTTCAGTTGTCTTCCCTCAAACACATCATAGGTGGTGTCTATGGCACATCATGAAAAAGATCCCTGAAAAATTGCAAGGCTATGGTGAATACAAGGAGATCAAACATGCAATGAAGGTTGTGGTTTATGAGACGATGATTGTTGATGAATTTGAATGTGAATGGGGAAAATTTATAAACACATTTGGATTGATGAACGATGAATGGTTGGGAACCCTTTATGATGAACGTCATAGATGGGTACCttgttatttgaaaaataatttttgggcTGGAATGTCAACAACCCAAAGAAGTAAGAGCATGAATGCTTTTTTTGACGGGTACATCAATTCAACCACTACCCTGCAGCAATTTCTACTTCAGTATGACAATGCATTGCAACACAAGGCTGAGAAGGAGTATGAGGCTGACTTTGCATCCTTAAACACAGTCATTCCATGCGGATCTCAGTCCCTCATAGAAAGACAATTCCAGACAGAGTATACCCATGCAAAATTTGGTGAAGTTCAAACAGAATTCAGGGGTAAAATGAATTGTGTGGTGCAGAATGTCGTGGTCAATGGAGATGTTTGCAGATACGATGTCATGGAGGAGTTCATACACAATGGGCATAGCCGTGATAGATTGTACATTGTATGTTATGATCGTGACAACCACAATGTGAACTGTAATTGTTTGTTGTTTGAGTTTAAGGGGATTTTGTGCAGACATTGTTTGGTTGTGCTGGCACAAGAGAGACAGAAACAGGTTCCTGCAAAGTATGTGTTGATTAGGTGGAGCAAAAACGTCCGGAGAAAACATACTTACATCAAAGCATCTTATAACATAACAGATAAAGAACCTCATATTAAACGTTATGATGCACTGTGCAAGAAATTTTCTGAAATTGCACAGGTGGCATGTGAAAAACCTGAGACAACTGAATTATTGTTTCAGCATCTGCATACCTTTTCCACTCTTCATGCCCTCCCTGGCCCCACAACAACACAGCACATCAATGGTGGGCAGTTAGATATAAATGCTTTAGACAGCACACCCCAGTCCAATGATGCGTCCAATCTCACTGTCTACCCAGAAATTCGTAGCCTAGTTGCAGTTCAAAGAAAGGGACAACCCCGCTCATGA